A stretch of Comamonadaceae bacterium M7527 DNA encodes these proteins:
- a CDS encoding DUF1932 domain-containing protein, translating into MTTQTSPSIDTVGLLGFGEVGTLFGGALARQRIPVMAWDKLLADSAGNATLTARAQQAKVALTKSVAEMCVGPGPGHLVISAVTASNTLGAAQAAAPHMAPSSWYLDLNSASPGTKKACAQVLEAKGVHYVEAGVMTSVPPYGLSVPMLLGGPHAHALADALNAWGCNAKVASTALGVASAIKMCRSIMIKGLESLVIESYTTARSYGVEAQVLPTLAETFPGIDWTEQGRYFFSRVAQHGQRRAEEMRESAVTVSEADLEPIMASAIASKQQWMADAKRDGVFAALPKDAPWQAYADALIAARLSQNGQA; encoded by the coding sequence ATGACGACTCAGACCTCACCCTCAATAGATACCGTTGGCTTACTGGGCTTTGGCGAAGTCGGCACTTTATTTGGTGGCGCATTAGCCAGGCAACGCATACCGGTGATGGCTTGGGACAAGTTGCTGGCCGATAGCGCTGGCAACGCCACCCTAACGGCCCGTGCCCAACAAGCCAAGGTAGCGCTTACAAAAAGCGTGGCCGAAATGTGTGTCGGCCCTGGCCCAGGCCATCTTGTCATCAGCGCTGTAACCGCCTCCAACACCCTGGGGGCAGCCCAGGCCGCCGCACCGCACATGGCGCCTAGCAGTTGGTACCTGGACCTCAACTCTGCATCACCGGGCACCAAAAAAGCCTGTGCGCAGGTGCTTGAGGCCAAGGGTGTGCACTACGTCGAAGCAGGTGTCATGACCTCGGTGCCGCCCTATGGCTTGTCCGTGCCCATGCTGCTGGGCGGCCCACACGCCCATGCGCTGGCCGATGCGCTCAACGCTTGGGGCTGCAATGCCAAAGTGGCCAGCACCGCGCTAGGCGTGGCCAGCGCGATCAAAATGTGCCGCTCCATCATGATCAAGGGCTTGGAGTCATTGGTCATAGAAAGTTACACCACCGCACGCAGCTATGGCGTTGAAGCGCAAGTGTTGCCCACACTGGCTGAAACCTTTCCTGGCATTGACTGGACCGAGCAGGGCCGCTATTTTTTCAGCCGCGTGGCCCAGCACGGACAGCGCCGCGCCGAAGAAATGCGAGAGTCAGCAGTCACGGTGAGTGAGGCTGACCTAGAGCCCATCATGGCCAGCGCTATTGCAAGCAAACAGCAGTGGATGGCCGACGCCAAACGCGATGGCGTGTTTGCTGCCCTGCCAAAAGACGCGCCGTGGCAGGCGTATGCCGATGCACTGATTGCGGCGCGCCTGTCACAAAACGGGCAGGCTTAA
- a CDS encoding adenosine kinase gives MSKYDLYAIGNALVDCEFEISDEKLTAMGVLKRHMTLVDADQRQALRDQLVDSHSRQSGGGSAGNTVVALAQLGGKAFYSCRVGDDELGQFYAADLNSHGVASNLDRGLVAGAPTGNCIVMVTPDAERSMCTYLGTTAELERGALDVAAIEASQIYYMEGYLAASPTGLQAALAGKAVAKEAGVRLALTLSDMSMINFCREGLESMADGGVDFLFCNEEEAQQWCDSKDIDAICVQLSTLATTVCLTRGASGCLVIEGPQVTKVAGVAVKALDTNGAGDMFAGAFLYAISQGRSNVQAAALANACASLVVGQYGSRVQTAELLAVASNVG, from the coding sequence ATGTCTAAATACGATTTGTACGCCATCGGCAACGCGCTGGTTGATTGTGAGTTTGAAATCAGCGATGAAAAGCTCACCGCGATGGGCGTACTCAAGCGCCACATGACATTGGTAGACGCCGATCAGCGTCAAGCGCTGCGCGACCAATTGGTGGATAGTCATTCGCGCCAAAGTGGTGGCGGCTCAGCCGGCAATACGGTTGTGGCTTTAGCCCAGTTGGGCGGCAAGGCCTTTTACAGCTGCCGCGTGGGTGACGATGAGCTGGGCCAGTTTTATGCGGCTGACCTGAACAGCCACGGTGTGGCGTCCAACCTTGATCGCGGCCTTGTTGCGGGTGCACCTACCGGCAACTGCATTGTGATGGTCACACCCGACGCAGAGCGCAGCATGTGCACCTACCTGGGTACCACCGCCGAGCTTGAGCGAGGCGCTCTAGATGTAGCTGCCATTGAGGCCAGCCAGATCTACTACATGGAAGGCTATTTGGCCGCGTCACCCACAGGCTTGCAGGCCGCGCTGGCTGGCAAAGCCGTGGCCAAAGAAGCCGGTGTGCGCTTGGCGCTGACCTTGAGCGACATGAGCATGATCAACTTTTGCCGTGAAGGTCTTGAGTCCATGGCGGACGGCGGCGTGGACTTCTTGTTTTGCAACGAGGAAGAAGCGCAGCAGTGGTGCGACAGTAAAGACATTGACGCCATATGCGTGCAACTGAGCACCCTGGCCACCACCGTGTGCCTGACCCGGGGCGCATCAGGCTGTTTGGTGATTGAGGGTCCACAAGTGACCAAGGTGGCAGGCGTTGCGGTGAAGGCACTGGACACCAACGGTGCTGGTGACATGTTTGCGGGTGCGTTTTTGTATGCCATATCGCAAGGTCGCAGCAACGTACAAGCCGCCGCACTGGCCAATGCCTGCGCCTCATTGGTGGTGGGCCAATACGGCAGCCGCGTGCAAACGGCTGAGTTACTCGCTGTTGCGTCCAACGTTGGCTAA
- a CDS encoding helical backbone metal receptor — protein MAQYSRALPCCTVVCVVAATALPARATVTVQDDTGKRISLAAPPKRIVSLLPSLTEMVCALGACERLVGVDRYSNFPPRVADLPVMGGGLDPSIEAIVALRPDVVLLAGSSRVADRLSALGLPVMALEPKSHADAQRAMLVLGALLGVSSAAKQWQAIDQALTATAQTLPPSVRNLRVYFEASQGPYGAAPASFIGETLTRLGVANVVPDGLGPFPKLNPEFIVRANPDVIMVGEVSGDALGQRPGWQHMQAIVGKRVCLFTQAQADMLVRPGPRMAQGAQLMAQCLLGSKP, from the coding sequence ATGGCCCAGTACAGCAGGGCCTTGCCTTGCTGTACTGTTGTCTGTGTGGTGGCGGCTACGGCGTTGCCCGCCAGGGCCACGGTTACTGTGCAAGACGACACGGGCAAGCGCATCAGCTTGGCGGCACCGCCCAAGCGTATTGTGAGTTTGCTGCCCTCACTCACAGAGATGGTGTGTGCGCTTGGTGCTTGTGAGCGCCTGGTGGGTGTTGACCGTTACTCGAATTTTCCGCCACGCGTTGCTGATCTGCCTGTAATGGGTGGCGGTCTGGACCCCAGCATAGAGGCCATTGTGGCGCTTCGCCCAGACGTTGTTCTGCTGGCAGGCTCGTCTCGCGTGGCAGACAGGCTAAGCGCTTTGGGCTTGCCAGTCATGGCACTTGAGCCCAAAAGCCACGCCGATGCACAGCGCGCCATGTTGGTGTTGGGCGCACTGCTGGGCGTGTCCAGTGCTGCTAAGCAGTGGCAAGCGATTGATCAGGCGTTGACTGCGACTGCACAAACCTTGCCACCAAGTGTGCGCAATCTGCGTGTTTACTTTGAGGCCAGTCAAGGTCCATACGGCGCAGCGCCCGCGTCCTTTATTGGTGAGACCTTGACGCGTCTGGGTGTTGCCAATGTGGTGCCCGACGGCTTGGGCCCATTCCCCAAGCTAAACCCTGAATTTATCGTGCGTGCCAACCCGGACGTGATCATGGTGGGTGAGGTCAGTGGCGATGCACTGGGCCAACGCCCGGGCTGGCAGCACATGCAGGCCATTGTGGGCAAGCGTGTGTGCTTGTTTACGCAGGCGCAAGCAGACATGCTGGTGCGTCCGGGCCCGCGCATGGCCCAGGGTGCACAGCTCATGGCCCAGTGTTTGTTGGGTAGCAAGCCATGA
- a CDS encoding iron ABC transporter permease: MSMPRQQLVACALLGVSVALVALGASIGSAGLDASALQWLSSHVGDVASTSEAPGYHSTLQQIIVDIRLPRSLGAWAAGALLGLAGAVAQGLFRNPLADPFLLGSAPGASLGVALALATTASGAGVFASDIWARLGFTGAAFAGAVLAVLLTLVLSRGVQHTLRLLLAGVVVGVVLGALTQLVLLMSPQSLLAMQAFLLGSTGFVGWDATVLMWLVWLVCALVAASLGRALDALSLGEHTAASLGLPLAPMRMGLVAVLALATGSAVAQTGLVAFVGLAAPHVVRGLVKTRHAALLWLSSLMGGVLLLAADVAARWLIAPQELPVGVLTAVLGGGYLLALMHRAGAGAGAAGKGTL, encoded by the coding sequence ATGAGCATGCCGCGCCAGCAACTGGTTGCGTGTGCCTTGTTGGGCGTCTCGGTGGCTTTGGTGGCACTGGGCGCAAGCATTGGCAGCGCAGGTCTTGATGCCAGTGCCTTGCAATGGCTTTCAAGTCATGTGGGCGATGTTGCCTCTACCAGTGAAGCGCCTGGCTATCACAGCACCTTGCAGCAAATCATTGTGGACATTCGTCTACCCAGAAGCCTGGGCGCTTGGGCGGCAGGCGCATTGTTGGGCCTGGCGGGTGCTGTGGCGCAGGGTTTGTTTCGCAACCCGCTGGCCGACCCCTTTTTACTCGGTAGCGCACCCGGTGCCTCTTTGGGGGTGGCGTTAGCCTTGGCGACAACAGCCAGTGGTGCTGGCGTATTTGCCAGCGACATATGGGCGCGGCTGGGTTTTACGGGGGCGGCCTTTGCTGGTGCGGTGTTGGCCGTGTTGCTGACCTTGGTGCTGTCGCGTGGCGTGCAGCACACCTTGCGTTTGCTGCTCGCTGGCGTGGTGGTGGGCGTGGTGCTGGGTGCGCTGACGCAACTGGTACTGTTGATGTCGCCGCAATCTTTATTGGCCATGCAGGCATTTTTGCTGGGCTCAACCGGCTTTGTAGGCTGGGACGCCACCGTGTTGATGTGGCTGGTGTGGCTGGTCTGTGCATTGGTAGCTGCATCGCTGGGACGCGCTTTAGACGCGCTGAGTTTGGGCGAACACACTGCAGCCAGCCTGGGCTTGCCGCTGGCACCCATGCGCATGGGCCTGGTGGCGGTGTTGGCCTTGGCCACAGGTAGTGCCGTGGCGCAAACAGGCTTGGTGGCTTTTGTGGGCCTAGCTGCACCGCATGTGGTGCGTGGCTTGGTGAAAACCAGACACGCTGCATTGCTGTGGCTGTCCAGCCTGATGGGTGGCGTGTTGTTGTTGGCGGCAGATGTGGCCGCACGTTGGCTCATTGCGCCGCAAGAGCTGCCTGTGGGCGTGTTAACGGCCGTCCTGGGTGGCGGCTATTTGCTGGCGCTGATGCACAGGGCCGGCGCTGGTGCTGGTGCGGCCGGCAAGGGTACTCTATGA
- a CDS encoding ABC transporter ATP-binding protein, with protein sequence MSQAALLAQAVSVRLSPLATATPALAGVDVCIAKGCWTSVVGPNGAGKSTLLKVLAGLLPHTGHVQLMGKPLASWPARERAMRLAWLGQSEYSSDDLSVADVVMLGRLPHQGWLAPPSAQDHAVVQQALQTMHAWAWRSRRLSQLSGGERQRVLLARALAVQADVLLMDEPLANLDPPHQADWLKTVRQLTANGTTVVSVLHEIGMALQADHMLVLRDGQVAHAGNCAEPRTHQALVQVFDNRIAVHAVDGQWVVLPR encoded by the coding sequence ATGAGCCAGGCAGCACTGTTGGCCCAGGCGGTGAGCGTTCGCTTGTCGCCATTGGCGACTGCCACACCGGCACTTGCGGGGGTTGACGTATGCATTGCCAAAGGCTGCTGGACCAGCGTGGTGGGCCCCAATGGTGCAGGCAAGTCGACCTTGCTAAAGGTATTGGCGGGGTTGTTGCCACACACTGGACATGTGCAACTAATGGGCAAGCCGCTGGCCAGCTGGCCAGCGCGAGAGCGTGCCATGCGCCTGGCGTGGCTGGGCCAAAGCGAGTACAGCAGCGACGACTTAAGCGTTGCAGATGTGGTGATGCTGGGGCGCTTGCCGCACCAAGGCTGGCTGGCACCGCCCAGTGCGCAAGACCACGCCGTGGTGCAACAAGCCTTGCAAACCATGCACGCATGGGCGTGGCGTTCGCGCCGCCTAAGCCAGCTGTCAGGCGGTGAGCGTCAGCGTGTGCTGCTGGCCAGAGCCTTGGCTGTACAGGCCGACGTGCTACTGATGGACGAGCCGCTGGCCAACCTGGACCCACCACACCAGGCCGATTGGTTGAAAACGGTGCGCCAACTCACAGCCAACGGCACCACTGTGGTGAGCGTATTGCACGAAATAGGCATGGCCTTGCAAGCCGATCACATGCTGGTGCTACGCGACGGCCAGGTTGCCCATGCGGGCAACTGCGCTGAGCCGCGAACGCATCAGGCATTGGTGCAAGTGTTTGACAACCGCATTGCAGTGCATGCGGTAGACGGTCAGTGGGTGGTGCTGCCTCGCTGA
- a CDS encoding TRAP transporter permease, with the protein MSNSPNEPVTPILAEGVDEEPIEHNRRQFQNVLLWVVAISSGVYAFMHVAALNGLSLSGMSLGLLSFDFLPTMPLETWNFRIAHVAGALALGFLVFSGSRFSDETTALSNVWHLLSAVMVVLALFGLYGAVGIASDIAGGAMWNGVDKAIKYRETWLLGAPLVAASLGASMISWLHHTKRHHTTLADIALVIASFAVAVYLIAVYGTLMRNATGTPFAPIGISLVAVAGTILIMELTRRVAGLALVAIASVFLLYVFVGDKLPGFLNSPAISWERFFSQVYTDVGILGPTTAVSSTYIILFIIFAAFLQASKVGDYFVNFAFALAGRSRGGPAKVGIFASGLMGMINGTSAGNVVATGSLTIPLMKKVGYSKTSAGAIEAAASTGGQIMPPIMGAGAFIMAEVTGIPYVDIAIAAIIPSVLYFASIYFMVDLEAAKLGMRGLRDEELPKIKALLKQVFLFLPIIILIGALFMGYSVIRAGTLAIASAAVVSWLTPYRMNLPRIGKAFELAGLMSIQIIAVCACAGVIVGVISLTGVGARFSSLLLGVADSSQFLAMFFAMCISIMLGMGMPTTAAYAVAASVVAPGLVNLGVPLLTAHFFVFYFAVVSAITPPVALASYAAAGISGANPMQTSVASFRIGLAAFIVPFMFFYNSALLMDGSTTEILRAVVTALIGVYLLSASVVGWLLKAKVNPVMRVVLLAAALSMIEGGLVSDLIGLGLTALVLVAQRIATKKQLTA; encoded by the coding sequence ATGTCAAACTCACCAAACGAGCCTGTCACACCTATTCTTGCCGAAGGCGTTGACGAAGAACCCATTGAGCACAACCGCAGACAGTTTCAAAACGTCTTGCTATGGGTTGTAGCCATTTCCTCAGGCGTTTATGCATTCATGCACGTGGCGGCCCTGAATGGCTTGTCGTTAAGCGGCATGAGCCTTGGCTTGCTGAGCTTTGACTTTTTGCCAACCATGCCACTTGAGACATGGAACTTCCGCATAGCCCACGTCGCAGGCGCTTTGGCCCTTGGCTTTTTGGTGTTTTCTGGCTCACGCTTTTCTGACGAAACCACAGCCCTGTCCAACGTGTGGCACTTGCTGTCTGCCGTAATGGTGGTGTTGGCCTTGTTTGGCTTGTACGGCGCCGTAGGCATTGCTTCAGACATTGCGGGCGGTGCCATGTGGAACGGCGTGGACAAAGCCATCAAGTACCGCGAGACATGGTTGCTAGGCGCACCCTTGGTGGCTGCCAGCCTGGGCGCCAGCATGATTTCCTGGCTACACCACACCAAGCGCCACCACACCACCTTGGCTGACATCGCGCTGGTCATCGCCAGCTTCGCAGTTGCGGTGTACCTCATTGCTGTTTACGGCACGCTGATGCGCAACGCTACCGGCACGCCCTTCGCTCCCATTGGCATCTCTTTGGTGGCAGTGGCTGGCACGATTCTCATCATGGAACTGACGCGCCGTGTGGCAGGCTTGGCGTTGGTTGCCATTGCCAGTGTGTTCTTGTTGTACGTGTTTGTTGGCGACAAGCTGCCCGGCTTCTTGAACTCACCCGCCATCTCATGGGAGCGTTTCTTTAGCCAGGTTTACACAGACGTCGGTATTTTGGGTCCCACCACTGCGGTGTCGTCGACTTACATTATTTTGTTCATCATCTTTGCCGCGTTTTTACAAGCGTCAAAAGTGGGCGACTACTTTGTGAACTTTGCCTTTGCGCTGGCTGGCCGCTCACGCGGTGGCCCAGCCAAAGTGGGCATTTTTGCCTCTGGCCTGATGGGCATGATCAACGGCACGTCTGCCGGTAACGTGGTGGCCACAGGCTCACTCACCATCCCACTGATGAAAAAAGTGGGCTACAGCAAAACAAGTGCTGGCGCCATTGAAGCGGCCGCCTCAACGGGCGGGCAAATCATGCCGCCAATCATGGGCGCAGGCGCGTTCATCATGGCCGAGGTCACAGGCATACCTTATGTAGACATCGCGATTGCGGCCATTATTCCGTCTGTGCTGTACTTTGCGTCTATCTACTTCATGGTTGACTTGGAAGCCGCCAAGCTGGGCATGCGTGGCCTGCGTGACGAAGAGCTGCCAAAAATCAAGGCGCTGCTAAAGCAAGTGTTTTTGTTCTTGCCCATCATCATCCTGATTGGCGCTTTGTTCATGGGCTACTCGGTGATTCGGGCTGGCACCCTGGCGATTGCCTCAGCGGCGGTGGTCAGTTGGCTAACGCCCTACCGCATGAACTTGCCGCGAATTGGCAAGGCTTTTGAGTTGGCTGGTTTGATGTCTATTCAAATCATTGCCGTGTGTGCCTGCGCTGGCGTAATCGTTGGTGTTATTTCCCTCACAGGCGTGGGCGCGCGATTCTCGTCATTGCTGTTGGGCGTGGCCGACTCGTCACAGTTCTTGGCCATGTTCTTTGCCATGTGTATCTCCATCATGCTGGGTATGGGTATGCCCACAACAGCGGCCTATGCAGTCGCTGCATCGGTGGTGGCACCGGGCCTGGTCAACCTGGGCGTGCCGCTGCTGACGGCGCACTTCTTTGTGTTTTACTTTGCAGTGGTGTCGGCGATTACGCCGCCCGTGGCGCTGGCCTCTTATGCGGCGGCGGGTATATCTGGGGCCAACCCCATGCAGACATCGGTGGCCTCATTCCGCATTGGTTTGGCCGCATTCATAGTGCCATTTATGTTCTTCTACAACTCGGCCCTTCTGATGGACGGCAGCACCACAGAGATTCTGCGGGCTGTGGTAACCGCCTTGATCGGTGTGTACCTGTTGTCTGCATCTGTGGTGGGTTGGCTTTTAAAAGCCAAGGTCAACCCCGTCATGCGTGTGGTGCTGCTGGCTGCAGCGCTATCCATGATTGAGGGCGGCTTGGTCAGCGACCTTATTGGTCTTGGCTTAACCGCGCTGGTACTGGTCGCACAGCGTATTGCTACTAAAAAGCAGTTGACGGCTTAA
- a CDS encoding TAXI family TRAP transporter solute-binding subunit, whose translation MKKTILQAAIAAGLALTGVQASAQDRSDWPESFTVGTASQGGTYFVYGSGWANLVSKELGLPGAGEVTGGPMQNMALVHTGDAQFGMTTLGPARESIDGTNPIAPGLKMDNACAMFPMYQTPFSVTTLAASGIDSISKIPDGARIGFGPAGSTSDTYFPRMLETLGVQFDRRNGGWGDLGGQLQDGLLNVIAFAAGVPVPAVSQLEVQTKVNIIEFTEAEQKKIMDTYPVAAFNIDPGTYTTLTKPARSVAMWNFAVANCDLSESFVYEATKVVMSDNKRMMGVHKSAKSTVVANWDKNTFMNWHPGAAKWFNENGAKIPANMIHKK comes from the coding sequence ATGAAAAAGACAATTCTGCAAGCAGCCATCGCCGCCGGCTTGGCATTGACAGGCGTGCAAGCGTCTGCCCAAGACCGTTCAGACTGGCCAGAGAGCTTTACCGTTGGTACGGCATCACAGGGCGGTACTTACTTTGTGTACGGCTCAGGCTGGGCCAACCTGGTGTCCAAAGAGCTGGGTTTGCCAGGCGCTGGCGAAGTCACTGGCGGCCCCATGCAAAACATGGCGTTGGTACACACTGGCGACGCACAGTTTGGTATGACTACATTGGGCCCCGCCCGTGAGTCTATCGACGGCACCAACCCCATTGCCCCAGGCCTCAAGATGGACAACGCTTGCGCGATGTTCCCCATGTACCAAACTCCGTTCAGCGTGACCACATTGGCCGCTTCTGGCATTGATTCCATCAGCAAGATTCCTGACGGCGCGCGCATTGGCTTTGGCCCAGCGGGCTCTACCTCAGACACCTACTTCCCACGCATGCTGGAAACATTGGGTGTGCAGTTTGACCGCCGTAACGGTGGTTGGGGTGACCTGGGCGGCCAGTTGCAAGACGGCTTGCTCAACGTGATTGCATTTGCCGCTGGCGTGCCAGTGCCTGCAGTTAGCCAACTGGAAGTTCAGACCAAGGTCAACATCATCGAGTTCACAGAAGCTGAACAAAAGAAGATCATGGACACCTACCCAGTAGCCGCGTTCAACATTGATCCAGGCACCTACACCACACTGACCAAGCCAGCTCGCTCGGTTGCGATGTGGAACTTTGCAGTGGCCAACTGTGACTTGTCAGAGTCATTTGTGTACGAAGCCACCAAGGTTGTCATGAGCGACAACAAGCGCATGATGGGCGTTCACAAGAGTGCCAAGTCAACAGTTGTTGCCAACTGGGACAAGAACACATTCATGAACTGGCACCCCGGTGCGGCCAAGTGGTTTAACGAGAATGGCGCGAAAATTCCTGCCAACATGATTCACAAAAAATAA
- a CDS encoding paraslipin, producing the protein MEISIVFAIAAIIFITRSIKIVPQQSAWVIERLGKYAGARYAGLNIIVPFIDKVAYKHSLKEVPLDVPSQVCITKDNTQLEVDGILYFQVTDPERASYGSSNYIMAITQLAQTTLRSVVGKLELDRTFEERDMINAQIVSAIDEAALNWGVKVLRYEIKDLTPPNEILRAMQAQITAEREKRALIAASEGRRQEQINIATGEREAAIARSEGEKQAAINEAEGEAAAILTVATASAQAIERIGQAIKQPGGEQAVQLQVAEKAVEAYGQVAAGSQSTLIVPSNMSETAGLVGSVMKMLQVGKAQQ; encoded by the coding sequence ATGGAAATTTCAATTGTCTTTGCAATTGCTGCAATCATCTTCATCACCCGCTCTATCAAGATAGTGCCACAACAATCTGCCTGGGTGATTGAGCGCTTGGGAAAATACGCGGGCGCGCGCTATGCCGGTCTCAACATCATCGTGCCGTTCATCGACAAAGTGGCTTACAAACACTCGCTCAAAGAAGTGCCGCTAGACGTGCCAAGCCAAGTGTGTATCACCAAAGACAACACGCAGCTTGAGGTGGACGGCATTTTGTACTTTCAGGTCACAGATCCCGAACGCGCCAGCTACGGCTCCAGCAACTACATCATGGCCATCACCCAGCTGGCACAAACCACTTTGCGCAGCGTAGTCGGCAAGCTTGAACTGGACCGCACCTTTGAAGAGCGCGACATGATCAACGCACAAATTGTGTCCGCCATTGACGAAGCGGCATTGAACTGGGGCGTCAAGGTGTTGCGCTACGAAATCAAAGACCTGACCCCGCCCAACGAGATATTGCGCGCCATGCAAGCGCAAATCACGGCAGAGCGCGAAAAGCGCGCGCTGATTGCCGCGTCTGAAGGGCGTCGCCAAGAGCAGATCAACATTGCCACCGGCGAGCGTGAAGCCGCCATTGCCCGCTCTGAAGGTGAAAAGCAAGCCGCTATCAACGAAGCCGAAGGTGAAGCAGCCGCCATATTGACCGTGGCCACGGCCTCAGCCCAGGCCATAGAGCGCATTGGCCAGGCCATCAAGCAACCAGGCGGCGAGCAGGCCGTACAGCTGCAGGTTGCCGAGAAAGCCGTTGAAGCCTATGGCCAGGTGGCTGCAGGCTCCCAGTCCACACTCATTGTGCCCAGCAACATGAGCGAGACCGCCGGCTTGGTGGGCAGCGTCATGAAGATGCTGCAAGTTGGCAAAGCCCAACAATAA
- a CDS encoding NfeD family protein codes for MSITTWWWIAFFVLLAAEMVTGTFYLLMLALGIGAAALLSYADTTLTQQVATAAAISAGAVALWHINRAKRLATGHAVSMDIGQTVMVASWGPDQTAKVLYRGATWTAVAVHGHTSLQPGPHHIADIDGSQLRIAPGHAPRPTEQG; via the coding sequence ATGAGCATCACAACCTGGTGGTGGATTGCCTTCTTTGTGCTGTTGGCAGCAGAAATGGTCACAGGCACGTTTTACTTGCTCATGCTGGCGTTGGGCATTGGCGCGGCTGCCTTGCTAAGCTATGCAGACACCACACTCACCCAGCAGGTGGCCACGGCTGCCGCCATTTCGGCAGGTGCTGTTGCCTTGTGGCACATAAACCGTGCCAAGCGCTTGGCAACAGGCCATGCGGTGTCCATGGACATAGGGCAAACCGTGATGGTGGCCAGCTGGGGCCCAGACCAAACAGCCAAGGTGCTGTACCGCGGTGCGACTTGGACAGCGGTAGCCGTCCATGGCCATACCAGCTTGCAACCAGGCCCGCACCACATTGCAGACATAGACGGCTCACAACTGCGCATCGCACCAGGCCATGCGCCCCGCCCTACAGAGCAAGGCTAA